In a single window of the Dreissena polymorpha isolate Duluth1 chromosome 3, UMN_Dpol_1.0, whole genome shotgun sequence genome:
- the LOC127873444 gene encoding uncharacterized protein LOC127873444 isoform X1 — protein MIVIIRRLVTTDIDAPKPEIPPAIDVSMFGESSGLADITLIIEDVRIPVISDLLAFTSPVFRAMLNGDGMKKEQNEIQLPEKRLESFIPFLRCIYPDLKDRITEINAEIILPLASEYQVVKLMEQCEDRLIVLIEDESNHNMSCEHLCKFLKLAEHCNRERLRELCTVRVSTFPLDVRTHQIATYKISLQTELQIAKLACQSHEAEVERLNKCNASIESELTTAKSEWKRHEAEAERLKIHHDKLINFPKRY, from the exons ATGATTGTAATAATTAGGAGGTTGGTTACTACAG ACATTGATGCCCCAAAGCCGGAAATTCCTCCAGCGATCGACGTTAGTATGTTCGGTGAATCCAGTGGATTAGCAGATATAACTTTGATTATAGAAGATGTCCGTATTCCTGTCATCAGCGATCTTTTGGCGTTTACATCACCTGTATTTAGAGCAATGCTAAATGGTGATGGGATGAAAAAAGAACAGAATGAAATCCAACTACCAGAAAAACGATTGGAAAGCTTCATTCCATTTCTTCGCTGCATTTATCCAGATCTTAAGGACAGAATTACAG AAATAAATGCAGAAATCATTCTACCATTGGCATCGGAATATCAAGTCGTGAAGTTGATGGAACAATGTGAAGATCGCCTTATTGTCTTGATTGAAGACGAAAGCAATCATAATATGTCTTGTGAACATCTTTGCAAATTTTTAAAGTTAGCAGAACACTGTAACCGAGAGCGTCTGAGGGAATTATGTACCGTCCGGGTTTCTACATTTCCACTGGATGTGAGGACGCACCAGATTGCAACATATAAGATATCATTACAAACAGAGCTTCAGATTGCAAAGTTGGCATGTCAAAGCCACGAGGCTGAGGTAGAAAGATTAAACAAGTGTAATGCATCAATAGAAAGTGAGCTCACGACCGCAAAGTCGGAATGGAAAAGACACGAGGCTGAAGCAGAACGTTTAAAAATACATCATGATAAGTTAATCAATTTTCCAAAACGATACTAA
- the LOC127873444 gene encoding uncharacterized protein LOC127873444 isoform X3: MIVIIRRLVTTEDVRIPVISDLLAFTSPVFRAMLNGDGMKKEQNEIQLPEKRLESFIPFLRCIYPDLKDRITEINAEIILPLASEYQVVKLMEQCEDRLIVLIEDESNHNMSCEHLCKFLKLAEHCNRERLRELCTVRVSTFPLDVRTHQIATYKISLQTELQIAKLACQSHEAEVERLNKCNASIESELTTAKSEWKRHEAEAERLKIHHDKLINFPKRY; the protein is encoded by the exons ATGATTGTAATAATTAGGAGGTTGGTTACTACAG AAGATGTCCGTATTCCTGTCATCAGCGATCTTTTGGCGTTTACATCACCTGTATTTAGAGCAATGCTAAATGGTGATGGGATGAAAAAAGAACAGAATGAAATCCAACTACCAGAAAAACGATTGGAAAGCTTCATTCCATTTCTTCGCTGCATTTATCCAGATCTTAAGGACAGAATTACAG AAATAAATGCAGAAATCATTCTACCATTGGCATCGGAATATCAAGTCGTGAAGTTGATGGAACAATGTGAAGATCGCCTTATTGTCTTGATTGAAGACGAAAGCAATCATAATATGTCTTGTGAACATCTTTGCAAATTTTTAAAGTTAGCAGAACACTGTAACCGAGAGCGTCTGAGGGAATTATGTACCGTCCGGGTTTCTACATTTCCACTGGATGTGAGGACGCACCAGATTGCAACATATAAGATATCATTACAAACAGAGCTTCAGATTGCAAAGTTGGCATGTCAAAGCCACGAGGCTGAGGTAGAAAGATTAAACAAGTGTAATGCATCAATAGAAAGTGAGCTCACGACCGCAAAGTCGGAATGGAAAAGACACGAGGCTGAAGCAGAACGTTTAAAAATACATCATGATAAGTTAATCAATTTTCCAAAACGATACTAA
- the LOC127873444 gene encoding uncharacterized protein LOC127873444 isoform X2 yields the protein MFGESSGLADITLIIEDVRIPVISDLLAFTSPVFRAMLNGDGMKKEQNEIQLPEKRLESFIPFLRCIYPDLKDRITEINAEIILPLASEYQVVKLMEQCEDRLIVLIEDESNHNMSCEHLCKFLKLAEHCNRERLRELCTVRVSTFPLDVRTHQIATYKISLQTELQIAKLACQSHEAEVERLNKCNASIESELTTAKSEWKRHEAEAERLKIHHDKLINFPKRY from the exons ATGTTCGGTGAATCCAGTGGATTAGCAGATATAACTTTGATTATAGAAGATGTCCGTATTCCTGTCATCAGCGATCTTTTGGCGTTTACATCACCTGTATTTAGAGCAATGCTAAATGGTGATGGGATGAAAAAAGAACAGAATGAAATCCAACTACCAGAAAAACGATTGGAAAGCTTCATTCCATTTCTTCGCTGCATTTATCCAGATCTTAAGGACAGAATTACAG AAATAAATGCAGAAATCATTCTACCATTGGCATCGGAATATCAAGTCGTGAAGTTGATGGAACAATGTGAAGATCGCCTTATTGTCTTGATTGAAGACGAAAGCAATCATAATATGTCTTGTGAACATCTTTGCAAATTTTTAAAGTTAGCAGAACACTGTAACCGAGAGCGTCTGAGGGAATTATGTACCGTCCGGGTTTCTACATTTCCACTGGATGTGAGGACGCACCAGATTGCAACATATAAGATATCATTACAAACAGAGCTTCAGATTGCAAAGTTGGCATGTCAAAGCCACGAGGCTGAGGTAGAAAGATTAAACAAGTGTAATGCATCAATAGAAAGTGAGCTCACGACCGCAAAGTCGGAATGGAAAAGACACGAGGCTGAAGCAGAACGTTTAAAAATACATCATGATAAGTTAATCAATTTTCCAAAACGATACTAA